The Flavobacterium praedii genome window below encodes:
- a CDS encoding CheR family methyltransferase, with the protein MLITTFGMDIPYKGMCYRENFFLVLYSKVNIGTMKSIQNIDHNDLLTPIEETTIKFNKDISFNKTLTKKESVSKNEKKNESFTVVAIGASAGGLEAVTQLLKNISPTTGMAFIYVQHLSPDHKSLLDVLLSKVTQMEVQVIDNMEMMKPNNVYVIPNDKEIEVTDGHIKLVPRPINRTSNFSIDLLFSSLAETHHQNVIGIILSGSANDGTRGLKEIKQAGGITFAQDDSAKFSSMPKSAIAEGIVDFVLSPKEIGIELTRISQHPLQIIVPLKKTQETEIENSNPELKVILQLLHKNKKVDFSHYKMNTIKRRMLRRMLIHKIKTLKEYSEILTNQSNEIEILYQDLLINVTAFFRDAEPFLYLKKIIFPKLLEAKEAGETLRIWVAACATGEEVYSIAMILFEIQEKNRNNIPFQIFASDLSSDAIRIARIGEYSASQTQTVSPERLQRFFTKSKKKYRISKELRDVCVFAKHDILRDPPFSRMDFISCRNMLIYLDTIAQKKAISTFHYALNDGGCLMLGKSETIGTTAQLFTILDKKYKFYSRKKNSGLRTIPDLTSHLSHTTMPDKNTTPTATFKKTPSSVNGTIGIAFDAVLLDQHVPASVIINYDLEILQFRGSTSLYLQHSPGKASFNILKMAHIEITFELRNAIHHAIKTKLPIRKMGIEMNRNPIDNTIQIVNIEAIPLNIEGEEPLLIVIFTGYIQHETEEESIKGQQNNTIAKDRRIKKLEEELAAARADMGSITHDQEAANEELQSANEEIVSSNEELQSLNEELETSKEEIESTNEELVSSNQELQSRIQQVEELNHYNEAILSTVHEPVLILDKNIKIKSANKSFCKTFHVNEEECIGKSLYKLGNNQWNIQKLRELIEEIVPKNNRFHDFEVEHVFPVIGKKIMLLNAHRIIQARENEELIVLTIIDITDVRNLAIELQIKEKKVLEVQLEMGKKAIKSIEDSNKRYSMMLLQSPFSFAILKGKTMVISLANDSIKELWGKGNEVEGKSIFDVLPELKDGPIPKMLQEVYATGIPQEGYELLIPLNRKGKLENVYFNFVYQPYLDADETILGVTIIAYEVTAHVNLKDELIKARRIAEEKTKIAENALKSKQQFLSNMSHEIRTPMNAIIGFTNVALKTDLNKEQKEFITAIKSSGSALIVLINDILDLAKVDAGKMTFDKKSFNILESIADIFYLFESKCSEKNIKLEQQYDKRIPEYIVGDCMRLRQIILNLISNAIKFTSKGKIILSVKMLNEDSEKTTIEFTLTDTGIGIPKNKLEHIFDNFEQASTEISRLYGGTGLGLAIVKQLVEHQGGTLLVKSKEGKGSTFGFIMDFEKLCAEIPLETENCIHTIEGIENIKVLVAEDIPLNQLLIKIILEEFGFQCDIAENGKVAIKKLKENNYDIILMDILMPEMNGFEATDYIRNTLKSKIPIIALTADVTTVDVQKSRTVGMNDYISKPIDEKLLYEKIIKQLKKSIPKK; encoded by the coding sequence TTGCTTATCACTACATTTGGTATGGATATTCCCTATAAAGGGATGTGCTATAGAGAAAACTTCTTTTTAGTCCTATATTCCAAAGTAAATATTGGTACAATGAAATCAATTCAGAACATAGACCACAATGATTTACTTACTCCCATTGAAGAAACCACTATAAAATTTAACAAAGACATTTCATTTAATAAAACACTTACAAAAAAAGAAAGCGTTTCTAAAAATGAAAAAAAAAATGAATCTTTTACAGTTGTAGCCATAGGTGCATCTGCAGGTGGTCTGGAAGCAGTCACTCAATTACTTAAAAATATTTCTCCTACTACAGGTATGGCTTTTATTTATGTCCAACACCTTAGCCCTGATCATAAAAGCTTACTCGATGTACTGTTGTCAAAAGTTACTCAAATGGAGGTTCAGGTCATTGACAATATGGAAATGATGAAACCCAATAACGTTTATGTAATTCCAAATGATAAAGAAATCGAAGTTACAGACGGTCATATAAAACTAGTCCCCAGACCCATTAACCGTACCTCAAATTTCTCCATTGATCTCCTTTTTTCCTCATTGGCAGAAACCCACCATCAAAATGTCATTGGTATTATTTTATCGGGATCAGCCAATGATGGCACCAGAGGATTGAAAGAAATTAAGCAAGCAGGTGGAATTACCTTTGCTCAGGACGATTCAGCTAAGTTTAGCAGTATGCCCAAATCAGCAATTGCCGAAGGTATTGTAGATTTTGTTTTATCACCAAAAGAAATTGGAATAGAGCTAACACGAATCAGTCAGCATCCTTTACAAATCATTGTACCCTTAAAAAAAACGCAAGAAACAGAAATTGAAAATAGTAATCCAGAGTTGAAGGTTATTTTGCAACTTTTGCATAAAAACAAAAAGGTTGATTTCAGTCACTATAAAATGAATACCATAAAAAGACGAATGCTTCGTAGGATGTTAATTCATAAAATTAAAACTTTAAAAGAATATTCCGAAATACTTACGAATCAAAGTAATGAAATTGAAATACTATATCAAGATTTATTAATTAATGTTACTGCCTTTTTTAGAGATGCTGAGCCTTTTTTGTATTTAAAAAAAATTATTTTTCCTAAATTATTGGAGGCTAAAGAAGCGGGAGAAACATTGCGTATATGGGTAGCTGCATGCGCAACTGGTGAAGAAGTTTATTCTATTGCTATGATTTTGTTTGAAATACAAGAAAAAAATCGCAATAACATTCCATTTCAAATTTTTGCCTCCGATCTTAGTTCAGATGCCATTCGGATTGCTCGAATCGGAGAATATTCTGCCAGTCAAACCCAAACAGTTTCTCCTGAAAGACTACAGCGTTTTTTTACAAAATCTAAAAAAAAATACCGAATTTCAAAAGAGCTTCGTGACGTTTGTGTATTTGCAAAACACGATATTTTGCGGGATCCTCCATTTTCAAGAATGGATTTTATTAGTTGCAGAAATATGTTGATTTATTTGGACACGATAGCGCAAAAAAAAGCCATTTCTACATTTCATTATGCCCTTAACGATGGAGGCTGTTTGATGCTTGGCAAATCAGAAACTATTGGAACAACCGCACAACTTTTCACCATTTTAGATAAAAAATACAAATTCTATTCTCGAAAAAAAAATTCGGGATTGCGAACCATTCCAGATCTTACTTCACACCTTTCTCACACTACCATGCCAGATAAAAATACAACACCAACCGCTACTTTCAAAAAAACGCCATCCTCTGTAAACGGTACAATTGGGATCGCTTTTGATGCAGTATTATTAGATCAACATGTACCAGCCAGTGTAATTATCAACTATGATTTGGAAATCCTACAATTTAGAGGATCTACTTCCTTGTATTTGCAACATTCCCCTGGTAAAGCTAGTTTTAATATTCTAAAAATGGCACATATCGAAATCACATTTGAATTACGAAATGCCATTCATCATGCCATTAAAACAAAACTTCCTATACGAAAAATGGGAATTGAAATGAATCGGAATCCAATAGACAATACCATTCAAATCGTGAATATTGAAGCTATTCCTCTTAATATTGAAGGGGAAGAACCCTTGTTGATAGTCATTTTTACAGGATACATTCAACACGAAACAGAAGAAGAATCTATAAAAGGACAGCAAAATAATACGATTGCCAAAGACCGTCGAATAAAAAAATTGGAAGAAGAACTGGCTGCAGCTCGTGCAGATATGGGTTCAATTACGCATGATCAAGAAGCTGCCAATGAAGAATTACAAAGTGCCAACGAGGAAATTGTATCAAGTAATGAAGAATTACAAAGCTTGAATGAAGAACTAGAAACGTCCAAGGAAGAAATAGAATCGACCAATGAAGAATTGGTATCCAGTAATCAGGAATTGCAATCCAGAATTCAGCAAGTAGAAGAATTGAACCATTATAATGAAGCTATACTTTCAACAGTACATGAACCTGTACTTATTTTAGATAAAAACATAAAAATAAAATCAGCCAACAAATCATTTTGCAAAACATTTCATGTAAACGAAGAAGAATGCATTGGGAAATCATTGTACAAATTAGGCAATAACCAATGGAATATTCAAAAATTAAGAGAGCTAATAGAAGAAATCGTCCCTAAAAACAACCGCTTTCATGATTTTGAAGTTGAGCATGTTTTTCCAGTTATTGGCAAAAAAATAATGTTACTCAATGCCCATCGTATCATTCAAGCTCGTGAAAATGAAGAATTAATTGTGCTAACAATCATAGATATTACCGATGTTAGAAACCTTGCTATTGAACTCCAAATTAAAGAAAAAAAAGTTTTGGAAGTACAGCTTGAGATGGGAAAAAAAGCAATTAAATCTATAGAAGACAGCAATAAACGTTACAGCATGATGCTATTGCAATCGCCTTTCTCTTTTGCGATATTAAAAGGAAAAACAATGGTAATTAGTCTAGCCAACGACAGCATAAAAGAACTTTGGGGAAAAGGAAATGAAGTTGAAGGAAAATCAATTTTTGATGTTTTACCTGAATTAAAAGATGGTCCTATTCCGAAAATGCTCCAAGAAGTATACGCTACAGGTATTCCTCAAGAAGGATATGAACTTTTAATTCCATTGAATCGTAAGGGAAAATTAGAAAATGTATATTTCAATTTTGTTTATCAACCGTATCTTGATGCTGATGAAACCATTTTGGGTGTTACCATAATTGCTTATGAAGTAACGGCACATGTTAATCTGAAAGACGAATTAATTAAAGCGAGACGAATTGCAGAAGAAAAAACTAAGATTGCCGAAAATGCCTTAAAATCGAAGCAACAATTTTTATCGAATATGAGTCATGAGATTCGTACACCAATGAATGCAATAATTGGTTTTACAAATGTGGCCCTAAAAACCGATTTGAATAAAGAACAAAAAGAATTTATCACCGCTATTAAATCTTCAGGAAGTGCGTTGATTGTTTTAATTAATGACATACTTGACCTTGCCAAAGTAGATGCTGGTAAAATGACATTTGACAAAAAGTCTTTCAATATTTTAGAATCTATTGCTGATATCTTTTATTTATTTGAATCGAAATGTTCTGAGAAAAATATAAAATTAGAGCAACAATATGACAAACGAATTCCAGAATATATTGTAGGGGATTGTATGCGTTTACGTCAAATTATTTTAAATTTAATAAGTAATGCAATCAAGTTTACTTCAAAAGGAAAAATTATATTGAGTGTTAAAATGTTGAATGAAGATTCCGAAAAAACTACAATTGAATTTACCCTAACCGATACCGGTATCGGAATTCCAAAAAACAAACTAGAACATATTTTTGATAATTTTGAGCAAGCCTCTACCGAAATTTCTAGGTTATACGGAGGCACAGGTTTAGGACTTGCAATAGTCAAACAACTTGTTGAACACCAAGGCGGTACATTACTTGTAAAAAGCAAAGAAGGCAAAGGCTCCACTTTTGGATTTATTATGGATTTTGAAAAACTTTGTGCCGAAATTCCGTTAGAAACAGAAAACTGTATCCATACGATTGAAGGAATAGAAAACATAAAAGTTTTAGTAGCCGAAGATATACCACTAAACCAACTATTAATTAAAATCATTTTAGAGGAATTTGGTTTCCAATGCGATATTGCCGAAAATGGAAAAGTAGCTATAAAAAAACTAAAAGAAAATAATTATGATATTATCCTAATGGACATTCTTATGCCCGAAATGAATGGTTTTGAGGCCACAGATTACATTCGGAATACTTTGAAATCTAAAATTCCAATTATAGCGCTTACCGCAGATGTAACCACTGTTGATGTTCAAAAATCTAGAACCGTTGGAATGAATGATTACATCTCTAAGCCAATTGATGAAAAGCTTTTATATGAAAAAATCATTAAGCAACTCAAGAAATCAATACCTAAAAAATAG
- a CDS encoding helix-turn-helix domain-containing protein codes for MVSNRCKMAVKEELKKLGLHFIVVDLGEVEIMETISMYQREQLKLALLDSGLELMDDKRAMLIEKIKNVIIELVHHTDENIKINFSDYLHEKLNHDYTYMSNLFSEVQGTTIEQFIISHKTERIKELIIYGELNITEIAWKMGYSSVAHLSSQFKKVTGLSPTHFKKLKDKRRSPIEEIGN; via the coding sequence ATGGTAAGTAATCGCTGCAAAATGGCAGTGAAAGAAGAATTGAAAAAACTTGGCCTTCACTTTATAGTGGTAGATTTAGGCGAAGTGGAAATCATGGAAACTATTTCTATGTATCAACGCGAACAACTCAAATTGGCATTATTGGATTCTGGTTTAGAATTAATGGATGACAAAAGAGCCATGCTTATTGAGAAAATAAAAAATGTAATCATTGAATTGGTTCACCATACCGATGAAAATATTAAAATCAATTTTTCGGACTATTTACATGAAAAATTAAATCACGATTACACCTATATGTCCAATCTTTTTTCGGAAGTACAAGGGACAACAATTGAACAATTTATCATCTCACACAAAACCGAAAGAATCAAAGAGTTAATCATTTATGGCGAACTCAATATCACCGAAATTGCTTGGAAAATGGGATACAGTAGTGTAGCGCATTTATCGAGTCAGTTCAAGAAAGTTACCGGATTATCCCCTACCCATTTTAAAAAATTAAAAGACAAAAGACGAAGCCCAATTGAGGAAATCGGAAATTAA
- a CDS encoding PAS domain S-box protein produces MQESQYARSLIEASLDPLITISTEGKITDMNEALTHITGISREELTGTYFKNYFTEPNKAHDVYQEVFDKNSVSDSPLTLRHINGTLTEVLFNGSVYKDNQGNIKGIVIVARDIAEQKWALELRNANKELAFQNDEKEKRADELGIANKELAFQNEEKEKRAAELGIANKELAFQNDEKEKRADELGIANKELAFQNEEKEKRAAELFIANKELAYQNDEKENRAAELVIANEELAYQNKVKEKRAAELVIANKELAFQNDEKEKRADELYIANKELVFQTGEKENRAAELVIADLELEFQNKEKEKREIANKELEAHSYSLKLASQYSLSLIEASRDPLFTISPKGKITDTNDATVQVTGVSRENLISSDFFDYFTEPQKAREGYKKVFSKGFVVDYPLTIMDGKFTDVLFNGSVYKDDLGNVVGAVMVARDITEQKRIATELFEAKVFAELATALAEEAKSKAESATQIAENAVKAKQQFLSNMSHEIRTPMNAIIGFTKVVLKTELTAKQKEYLMAIKMSGDALIVLINDILDLAKVDAGKMTFEQTPFKIQKSLSSMLHLFETKIQEKNLKLVSDYDNNIPEVLLGDPVRLHQIILNLVSNAVKFTNKGVITVSVHLMFEDDEKVIIEFAVNDTGIGISDNKIDRIFENFQQASSGTSRLYGGTGLGLAIVKQLVESQGGSISVKSKINEYSRFSFTLPFLKTKKEAAIENEIMELDNKIKGIRVLVVEDMALNQLLMKTVLDDFGFERDIAENGKIAIEKLKTNQYDIVLMDLQMPEMNGFEATEYIRTTLKLTIPIIALTADVTTVDLAKCKAVGMNDYIAKPIDERVLYSKIVSLIQKPQNSIVNTNKTPEITIVEREKCINLDYLNHRTKSNPKLMIEMIGLYLQQTPELINTLKKSLLNQDWSLLNAAIHKMIPSFSIMGIHSDFEIMAKKIQKFVVIQQKNEEMEDMVLQLENVCLQACKELELELEILKKSIK; encoded by the coding sequence ATGCAAGAATCACAATATGCCAGAAGTTTAATTGAAGCCAGTTTGGATCCTTTGATAACCATAAGCACTGAAGGAAAAATTACGGATATGAATGAGGCGTTGACGCATATTACCGGAATATCTAGAGAAGAATTAACGGGTACTTATTTTAAGAATTATTTTACAGAACCCAACAAAGCCCATGACGTTTATCAAGAAGTCTTCGACAAAAATTCTGTTTCAGATTCTCCACTTACCTTACGTCATATCAATGGTACATTAACTGAAGTTCTCTTTAATGGATCTGTTTATAAAGATAATCAAGGAAATATAAAAGGAATTGTAATAGTGGCCCGAGACATTGCCGAGCAAAAATGGGCATTAGAATTGCGAAATGCGAACAAAGAATTGGCTTTTCAAAATGATGAAAAAGAGAAACGTGCCGATGAATTAGGCATTGCCAATAAAGAATTGGCTTTTCAAAATGAAGAAAAAGAAAAACGCGCGGCAGAATTAGGTATTGCCAACAAAGAACTGGCTTTCCAGAATGATGAAAAAGAGAAACGAGCCGATGAATTAGGCATTGCTAATAAAGAATTGGCTTTTCAAAATGAAGAAAAAGAAAAACGTGCAGCAGAATTATTTATTGCCAATAAAGAGTTAGCCTATCAAAATGATGAAAAAGAAAATAGAGCCGCAGAATTGGTCATTGCCAATGAAGAATTGGCCTATCAAAATAAAGTAAAAGAAAAAAGAGCTGCAGAATTAGTTATTGCAAATAAAGAATTAGCTTTTCAAAATGACGAAAAAGAAAAACGAGCAGACGAATTATATATAGCCAATAAAGAGCTTGTTTTTCAAACAGGTGAGAAAGAAAATAGAGCTGCCGAACTCGTTATTGCAGATCTTGAACTCGAATTTCAAAATAAAGAAAAAGAAAAACGTGAAATTGCCAACAAAGAATTAGAGGCACATAGTTATTCGCTCAAATTAGCTTCCCAATATTCTTTGAGTTTAATTGAAGCCAGTCGGGATCCTTTATTTACCATTTCACCTAAAGGGAAAATTACGGATACTAATGATGCAACTGTACAAGTAACCGGTGTATCACGTGAAAATCTTATAAGTTCCGATTTTTTTGATTATTTCACCGAGCCCCAAAAAGCACGAGAAGGATATAAAAAAGTTTTTTCAAAAGGTTTTGTTGTTGATTATCCATTAACCATCATGGATGGAAAATTTACCGATGTGTTGTTCAACGGTTCGGTATACAAAGATGATTTAGGAAATGTTGTAGGCGCTGTGATGGTTGCCAGAGATATTACGGAACAAAAAAGAATTGCAACAGAATTATTTGAAGCTAAGGTTTTTGCAGAATTAGCTACAGCACTTGCCGAAGAAGCTAAGAGTAAAGCAGAATCTGCTACACAAATTGCCGAAAATGCAGTAAAAGCTAAACAGCAATTTCTATCAAATATGAGTCATGAAATTCGGACTCCAATGAATGCAATAATTGGTTTTACAAAAGTAGTTTTGAAAACAGAATTAACCGCCAAGCAAAAAGAATATCTGATGGCAATAAAAATGAGTGGTGATGCTCTAATTGTACTGATAAATGACATCTTGGATTTAGCAAAGGTAGATGCTGGTAAAATGACGTTTGAACAAACTCCATTTAAAATACAAAAATCATTATCCTCGATGCTTCATTTATTTGAAACCAAAATCCAAGAAAAAAACTTAAAATTAGTATCGGATTATGATAACAATATTCCGGAAGTTTTATTGGGTGATCCGGTTAGATTGCATCAAATTATTTTAAATTTAGTAAGTAATGCAGTCAAATTTACAAATAAAGGTGTTATTACCGTAAGTGTTCATTTAATGTTTGAAGATGACGAAAAAGTCATAATTGAATTTGCCGTTAATGATACAGGGATAGGAATTTCGGACAATAAAATTGATCGGATTTTTGAAAATTTTCAGCAGGCATCAAGCGGAACTTCCCGATTATATGGAGGAACCGGACTTGGACTCGCTATTGTAAAACAATTGGTAGAATCGCAAGGGGGCAGTATTAGTGTTAAAAGTAAAATAAATGAGTATTCTCGTTTTAGTTTTACTTTACCTTTTCTAAAAACAAAAAAAGAAGCAGCTATAGAAAACGAAATCATGGAATTGGATAATAAAATTAAAGGTATTAGAGTATTGGTAGTAGAAGATATGGCTCTGAATCAGTTATTAATGAAAACAGTATTGGATGATTTCGGATTTGAACGAGACATTGCTGAAAACGGAAAAATTGCCATCGAAAAACTCAAAACAAATCAATATGACATTGTATTGATGGACTTACAAATGCCTGAAATGAATGGTTTTGAAGCCACAGAATACATTCGGACAACGTTGAAATTGACTATTCCAATCATTGCATTAACTGCAGATGTAACTACGGTAGATTTGGCAAAATGCAAAGCTGTTGGCATGAATGATTACATTGCAAAACCTATTGACGAAAGAGTTTTGTATAGTAAAATTGTAAGTTTGATTCAAAAGCCACAAAATTCAATAGTAAATACGAATAAAACTCCTGAAATCACAATTGTTGAAAGAGAAAAATGCATTAATCTAGATTATTTGAATCATCGTACAAAATCCAATCCTAAATTGATGATCGAAATGATTGGCCTTTATTTGCAACAAACACCAGAACTCATCAATACCTTGAAAAAAAGCTTATTGAATCAAGATTGGAGTTTGCTAAATGCCGCCATTCACAAAATGATTCCTTCTTTTTCAATTATGGGAATTCATTCCGATTTTGAAATTATGGCAAAAAAAATTCAGAAATTTGTAGTTATTCAGCAAAAAAATGAAGAAATGGAAGATATGGTTTTGCAACTTGAGAATGTATGCCTACAAGCCTGCAAAGAATTAGAGCTAGAATTAGAAATATTAAAAAAATCAATAAAATGA
- a CDS encoding response regulator, which yields MNTTNKIKLFLVDDDALFLKSLEIEFLDHADFDIETYSTGELCLANLANNPDVIILDYHLDGIDLNAINGIDTLDKIKAYNSEIAVIMLSSQDKIEVAIDCMHHQAYDYVVKSETAFVRLQKIISSLFEFRKIKKELNWYMERM from the coding sequence ATGAATACCACCAATAAAATAAAACTGTTCTTGGTTGATGATGATGCTTTGTTCTTAAAATCTCTGGAAATTGAGTTCTTGGATCATGCCGATTTTGATATAGAAACCTACTCTACTGGAGAACTTTGCTTGGCTAATCTAGCCAACAATCCCGATGTAATTATTTTGGATTACCATTTGGATGGAATTGATTTGAATGCAATAAACGGTATTGATACTTTGGATAAAATAAAAGCATATAATTCTGAAATTGCGGTCATCATGTTATCCTCACAAGATAAAATAGAAGTTGCAATTGATTGTATGCACCATCAAGCCTATGATTATGTAGTAAAAAGTGAAACTGCATTTGTGCGTTTGCAAAAAATAATTTCCTCGCTTTTTGAATTTAGAAAAATTAAAAAAGAACTTAATTGGTATATGGAAAGAATGTAA
- a CDS encoding Dps family protein — MEPQIGISKQNLQKSIAFLSSILADEMTLYIKIRKFHWNVSGNSFMELHKLFENQYKQLEASIDEIAERISKLGGKTIGTMKEFSELTRLKENPNQYPSQKDMILELLEDQETVIVQLREDIKVCSVENKDAGSADFMTGLMEEHETMAWILRRYLS; from the coding sequence ATGGAACCACAAATTGGAATTAGTAAACAAAATTTACAAAAAAGCATTGCATTTCTATCTTCAATTTTGGCAGATGAAATGACACTGTACATTAAAATTAGAAAATTTCATTGGAATGTATCGGGTAATAGTTTTATGGAATTGCATAAATTATTCGAAAACCAATACAAACAATTGGAAGCATCAATTGATGAAATTGCAGAACGCATCAGTAAATTGGGCGGTAAAACAATTGGTACTATGAAAGAGTTTTCGGAACTAACCAGACTCAAAGAAAATCCAAATCAGTATCCTTCACAAAAAGATATGATTCTTGAACTGTTAGAAGACCAAGAAACTGTAATTGTTCAATTGAGAGAAGATATTAAAGTGTGTTCTGTAGAAAATAAAGATGCTGGTTCGGCTGATTTTATGACTGGATTGATGGAAGAACATGAAACTATGGCTTGGATACTTAGGCGATATTTGAGTTAG
- a CDS encoding NAD(P)H-dependent oxidoreductase, translating to MYHISIISSSIRTDRKSNTVALYLKKFVVEHKLATVEIVDLKTYNFPLFEEQLQFQEKPAAIFIKKLLCSIKLVKKELYPSDVIQF from the coding sequence ATGTATCATATTTCAATTATATCCTCAAGTATCAGGACTGATCGAAAAAGTAATACTGTTGCATTGTACTTGAAAAAGTTTGTAGTTGAACACAAATTAGCTACAGTTGAAATAGTAGATTTAAAAACCTATAATTTTCCATTATTTGAAGAACAATTACAATTTCAAGAAAAACCAGCAGCTATTTTTATTAAAAAATTACTTTGTTCCATTAAATTGGTTAAAAAAGAGTTGTATCCATCGGATGTAATTCAATTTTAA
- a CDS encoding AI-2E family transporter, with protein MTPTLLNLTINTRKMTTSSTTVSKKIFLLFLIIAALYYGQVFLMPFVIGGILATLFLPFCNWLEKKKFPKGLAVFLCFLALLLVVLGLITLLSWKISEVINDVALLKEKAVDTVAYLQKYIFNHFNISIDEQFKILNEEKPSYTSIVQILLGSLVIIVTNIILVTAYFLFLLYYRSHIKQFILKLTAISEQKSMELILHKIANVSQQYLVGLSKMIFCLWIMYYAGFSFIGLENAFFFAILCGFLEIVPFVGNITGTSLTVLIAAMHGGNLALLGGIVITYGIVQFIQGWLLEPLMLGPQVKINPLFTIIALVLGELLWGIPGIILAIPLTAMLKIICDHVEALQPYGFLIGEIETSKPSNSILLKKLRSFFKIKKNTKQI; from the coding sequence ATGACTCCAACCCTATTAAATCTTACTATAAATACTAGAAAAATGACCACCTCTTCAACAACTGTCTCAAAGAAAATATTTTTGTTATTTCTTATCATTGCTGCCTTATATTATGGCCAAGTATTTTTAATGCCTTTTGTAATTGGAGGAATTTTGGCCACTTTATTTTTACCTTTTTGCAATTGGCTAGAGAAAAAGAAATTTCCAAAAGGATTAGCAGTTTTTCTATGTTTTTTGGCATTATTACTGGTTGTTTTGGGATTAATCACGCTCCTTAGTTGGAAAATATCCGAAGTAATTAATGATGTTGCACTCTTAAAAGAAAAAGCTGTAGATACTGTTGCTTATCTTCAAAAATACATTTTCAATCATTTTAATATTTCAATTGATGAACAATTTAAAATCCTAAATGAAGAAAAGCCATCGTATACCAGTATAGTACAAATTCTATTGGGTTCACTAGTTATAATTGTTACCAATATCATTTTGGTTACAGCTTATTTTTTATTTTTATTGTATTATCGTTCCCATATTAAGCAATTTATATTAAAACTCACCGCCATTTCAGAACAAAAATCAATGGAGCTAATTTTGCATAAGATTGCAAATGTATCCCAACAATATTTGGTTGGACTTTCAAAAATGATTTTTTGTTTATGGATTATGTACTATGCAGGTTTTAGTTTCATCGGTTTAGAAAACGCATTCTTTTTTGCTATACTTTGCGGATTTTTAGAAATTGTTCCTTTTGTGGGCAACATCACTGGAACGTCACTTACTGTTTTGATTGCTGCTATGCATGGAGGAAATCTTGCCCTTTTGGGAGGTATTGTTATTACCTATGGAATTGTTCAATTCATACAAGGCTGGTTACTTGAACCTTTAATGCTTGGACCTCAAGTAAAAATTAATCCTTTATTTACCATTATTGCATTGGTATTAGGGGAACTTTTATGGGGAATACCAGGAATTATTTTGGCCATACCATTAACGGCTATGTTAAAAATTATCTGCGATCATGTTGAAGCATTACAGCCATACGGATTTTTGATTGGAGAAATTGAAACAAGTAAACCTTCAAATTCAATTTTATTAAAGAAATTAAGGTCTTTTTTTAAAATTAAAAAAAATACTAAACAGATATAA